The window GAAAATATATCGCTTATGCACGTAAAAATATCCATCCGGTACTTACAGATGAAGCAAATAAAGTATTGGAAGAGTTTTATGTATCTGTGAGAACTGGAGGCATGGAAGAGGGAACTCCTGTACCTATCACTCCAAGGCAATTGGAAGCAACCATTCGTTTAGCTGAAGCTAGTGCAAAACTTCAACTTAAAAATGAAGTGGAAGCTTCAGATGCTCATAGAGCAATTTCCTTGCAAAGAAGATGTTTAGAGAAAATCGGAATGGATCCTGATACAGGTAAAATCGATATTGCAAGAGTTGAAGGAAGAACTCCTACATCTGAAAGAGATAAGATGCGTGTAGTGCAAGAAGCGATTAAAGCATTGGAAGAAGAATTTGTTGAAGTTCCAGTGAATATCCTAAAAGACCATCTTTCTGAAAACCACGAGATGAGTGAAGAGAAAACAGATGAAATCTTAAGAATACTCAGGTCTAAAGGAATCATTTATGAACCTCATCATGGTGTGGTAAAAAGACTGGAAGAATAAAACAGTGCCAAAACCACTGAATAAAATTAAACTTTATGCTTGATAAATATCAAGCATTTTCTATTTTCTTATTTTCAAACTATTTTTTTAAAATTTCATTGAAATTTTAATAAATTTATCAGAATAAAAAGTATTTTCTTTTATATAAATTATTATATAATAAATACATTAATAAATGATAAAAAATATATTTTATATTAATATAACTCAAATACTAATTTTATAAAAACTTATCATAAATTTTATTTGATTATACTTACTTTAAATTAATTTTATTATTCCAAAGAGGTGAAAAAATGGATGAATATGAAAACTTATTAAACAGAGCTATTGATCAATTGCCTCCTGAGGTATTTGAAACAAAAAGATTCGAACCTGTAAAAGCATACTCTGTTATTCAAGGTAATAGAACATTTATTCAAAATTTCAAAGATGTGGCAGACTCATTAAACAGAGACCCACAACATGTATTAAAATACTTATTAAGAGAATTAGGTACTGCAGGTAACTTAGAAGGAGTAAGAGCAATCTTGCAAGGTAAATTCAATCATTTCCTAATCAATGAGAGACTCGATGAATACATTGAAAAATATGTTATCTGTCACGAATGTAATAGACCTGATACTCAAATCATAAGAGAAGACAGAATTTTTATCTTAAAATGTGCCGCATGTGGTGCAAAAGCTCCACTTAAACCATT of the Methanobrevibacter ruminantium genome contains:
- a CDS encoding translation initiation factor IF-2 subunit beta → MDEYENLLNRAIDQLPPEVFETKRFEPVKAYSVIQGNRTFIQNFKDVADSLNRDPQHVLKYLLRELGTAGNLEGVRAILQGKFNHFLINERLDEYIEKYVICHECNRPDTQIIREDRIFILKCAACGAKAPLKPL